Proteins encoded together in one Vibrio lentus window:
- a CDS encoding TRAP transporter small permease — MNKLVSYINRGLAAFTVSLSSFLVLCVIWQVLSRYVIGKPSTVTDELARYLFMWVALIGAAYTTGLKRHLAIDLLTMKLTGKRKLINEIVIQIAIASFSYIVLVHGGSQLAAKTLAMGQLTPALGLEMGYIYFCLPISGALMIFYSVVFTYERVKQLMSGDDLITDSQLD, encoded by the coding sequence ATGAATAAATTGGTCAGTTACATAAATAGAGGGTTGGCCGCCTTTACAGTGTCTCTATCGTCTTTCTTAGTGCTATGTGTGATATGGCAGGTTTTATCCCGCTATGTTATTGGCAAACCAAGTACTGTTACCGACGAGCTCGCGCGTTATCTCTTTATGTGGGTAGCCTTAATTGGTGCCGCCTATACAACGGGTCTGAAACGCCATCTTGCCATCGACCTGCTTACGATGAAGCTGACTGGCAAACGTAAATTAATCAACGAAATCGTTATCCAAATAGCCATCGCTTCTTTCTCTTATATCGTTCTGGTGCACGGTGGAAGCCAACTTGCTGCTAAAACGCTTGCGATGGGACAGCTGACTCCCGCTCTAGGTTTAGAAATGGGCTACATCTACTTCTGCTTGCCTATCAGTGGCGCTTTGATGATTTTTTACTCCGTCGTATTTACTTACGAACGCGTTAAACAATTAATGTCAGGTGACGATTTGATCACCGACTCACAACTTGATTGA
- a CDS encoding TRAP transporter large permease: MEWQVILTLFGSFAVLLTIGVPVSFAIGLSSLATILMSLPLEPAIAVVAQRMAAGLDNFALLAIPFFILAGNIMNQGGIALRLINFAKVLGGRLPGSLAHVNVMANMMFGSISGSAVASAAAVGGTMSPLQKKDGYDENFSAAVNITSCPTGLLIPPSNTLIVFSLVSGGTSIAALFLAGYIPGLIMGLSIMIVAGIIAKRRGYPVAARPSLSMVWDTFLKAAPSLALIGIIMGGIIGGIFTATEASAIAVVYTFVLAVLIYREVKWRDIPKIILESAVTTSIVLLLVGASMGMSWAMANADVPYMIADALLAVSDNPLMILLIINVILLIVGIFMDMTPAVLIFTPIFLPIALDLGIDPVHFGIMMTFNLAIGICTPPVGSALFIGCSVANIAIDKVIKPLLPFYAALIAALMAVTFIPELSLFLPELVLGYGS; this comes from the coding sequence ATGGAATGGCAAGTAATACTGACCTTATTCGGTAGTTTCGCTGTACTGCTTACAATCGGTGTACCGGTCTCTTTTGCGATTGGTTTATCGTCACTAGCAACCATCTTAATGAGCTTACCGCTTGAGCCGGCTATCGCGGTGGTTGCTCAACGCATGGCCGCTGGCCTTGATAACTTTGCATTACTGGCAATCCCGTTCTTCATTTTGGCGGGTAACATCATGAACCAAGGCGGCATTGCGCTGCGTCTGATCAACTTCGCGAAAGTGTTGGGTGGTCGTCTGCCGGGTTCATTGGCACACGTAAACGTGATGGCAAACATGATGTTTGGCTCTATCTCAGGATCAGCGGTAGCATCGGCAGCTGCAGTTGGTGGCACCATGTCTCCTCTGCAAAAGAAAGACGGCTACGACGAAAACTTCTCTGCGGCGGTTAACATTACTTCGTGTCCTACTGGTCTATTGATTCCACCAAGTAACACGCTGATCGTTTTCTCTTTGGTTTCTGGTGGTACTTCAATCGCGGCATTGTTCTTAGCGGGTTACATCCCAGGTCTCATCATGGGGCTAAGTATCATGATTGTGGCGGGTATTATTGCAAAACGTCGTGGTTACCCTGTTGCAGCGCGTCCTTCACTATCAATGGTTTGGGATACCTTCCTAAAAGCAGCGCCTTCTCTGGCACTGATCGGCATCATCATGGGTGGCATCATTGGCGGTATCTTTACTGCAACTGAAGCTTCTGCGATTGCCGTGGTATACACGTTTGTTTTAGCCGTGCTTATCTACCGTGAAGTAAAATGGCGTGATATTCCAAAGATCATCCTTGAGTCTGCAGTAACAACTTCTATCGTTCTATTACTTGTTGGCGCATCAATGGGGATGTCTTGGGCAATGGCGAACGCCGATGTGCCTTACATGATTGCTGATGCATTACTGGCGGTTTCTGATAACCCGCTAATGATCCTACTGATTATCAACGTGATTCTGCTGATTGTGGGTATCTTCATGGATATGACACCTGCGGTACTGATCTTCACACCAATCTTCCTACCAATCGCGCTAGACCTAGGCATCGACCCTGTGCACTTCGGCATCATGATGACCTTCAACCTAGCTATCGGTATCTGTACGCCGCCAGTAGGTAGTGCGCTATTCATCGGTTGTTCGGTTGCCAACATTGCCATCGACAAAGTCATCAAACCTTTGCTGCCATTCTATGCAGCACTGATTGCAGCCCTAATGGCCGTTACTTTCATCCCTGAGCTGAGCTTGTTCCTACCTGAATTGGTACTGGGCTACGGTTCGTAA